A genomic region of Xiphophorus couchianus chromosome 18, X_couchianus-1.0, whole genome shotgun sequence contains the following coding sequences:
- the LOC114133433 gene encoding beta-1,4-galactosyltransferase galt-1-like isoform X1 — translation MGFHQPCLRKRNQLVYFILLCVAAFIMFKMAERYLKEANQNLNPTGKLGSTVTQLRRWIQSITHKAPTKVATSFIAVKTTKTLLVSAYLEHRTNPRQVRVIAVVLREETVAYRCVLLCRNNQTHVSDGDLQIHNDHFGFRYGTADILCVIPSSCDTPSHVAVASAAFKEEYRHEFLEVKNENKKTESFNHTFTVCLSTMFDFNNVLQFVQSLEMFRLLGVSKVFVYKTSCSSKTQSVLNYYTRKGIIEVIPWSMSGFLNVSRGWLPSHGPGDLHYFGQIAALNDCLYRNMYRSKYVALHDVDELILPQTVKTWTELLPLLESKYNRNKCYMFENNVFPNNMTLPRSGTDPARWRGVPGVDVLAHLHQEPVTKEHVYEKFKIIVNPRLVIAVSVHGVLKSHSLNGCVWVDRNIARMYHTRAQMQVSLTSEQLVYDGRLLNYSETLIKAVNVTLSESGIL, via the exons ATGGGTTTCCACCAACCTTGCCTGCGGAAGCGAAACCAGCTGGTGTACTTCATCCTCCTGTGTGTTGCCGCGTTCATAATGTTCAAGATGGCGGAAAG ATATTTAAAGGAGGCGAACCAGAACCTCAACCCAACTGGAAAACTGGGCAGCACAGTAACACAACTCCGGCGCTGGATACAGAGTATTACACATAAAG CTCCAACAAAAGTTGCAACCTCATTTATTGCAGTCAAGACGACAAAGACGCTGCTGGTATCAGCTTATCTAGAACACCGCACAAACCCACGGCAG GTTCGGGTTATCGCAGTGGTGCTGCGTGAAGAGACGGTCGCCTACCGCTGCGTCTTGCTCTGCCGCAACAACCAGACCCACGTCTCAGACGGCGACCTGCAGATCCACAACGACCACTTCGGCTTCCGCTACGGCACCGCCGACATCCTGTGTGTCATACCGTCATCATGCGACACGCCGTCGCACGTCGCCGTGGCCTCCGCGGCATTTAAAG AGGAATATCGGCATGAATTTTTGGAGGTGAAGAACGAAAACAAAAAGACGGAATCCTTTAATCACACCTTCACCGTCTGTCTGTCTACCATGTTCGATTTCAACAATGTGCTGCAG tttgtgcAGAGTTTAGAAATGTTTCGGCTTCTGGGAGTGAGCAAAGTGTTTGTCTACAAAACCAGCTGCAGCTCTAAAACCCAAAGCGTCCTGAACTACTACACCAGAAAAG GTATCATAGAGGTGATTCCTTGGTCCATGTCCGGCTTCCTGAATGTCTCTCGCGGATGGCTGCCCTCACACGGCCCCGGTGACCTCCACTACTTTGGGCAGATCGCCGCGCTCAACGACTGCCTCTACCGGAACATGTACCGGTCCAAATACGTGGCTCTGCACGACGTGGACGAACTCATCCTGCCCCAGACGGTCAAAAC CTGGAcggagctgctgcctctgctgGAAAGTAAGTACAATCGAAACAAATGCTACATGTTTGAAAACAACGTGTTCCCCAACAACATGACGCTGCCACGGAGCGGGACCGACCCGGCCCGTTGGCGGGGCGTCCCGGGCGTGGACGTCCTGGCCCACCTCCACCAGGAGCCCGTCACCAAAGAACACGTTTACGAAAAGTTCAAGATCATCGTCAACCCTCGACTCGTCATCGCCGTCTCTGTTCACGGCGTGCTCAAGTCCCACAGCCTGAACGGCTGCGTCTGGGTGGACCGGAACATCGCGCGGATGTACCACACCAG aGCTCAGATGCAGGTCAGTCTGACTTCAGAGCAGCTGGTTTATGACGGCAGACTGCTGAACTACAGCGAAACGCTCATCAAGGCCGTTAACGTGACGCTCAGCGAGAGCGGGATTCTCTGA
- the LOC114133433 gene encoding beta-1,4-galactosyltransferase galt-1-like isoform X2, with protein MGFHQPCLRKRNQLVYFILLCVAAFIMFKMAERYLKEANQNLNPTGKLGSTVTQLRRWIQSITHKVKTTKTLLVSAYLEHRTNPRQVRVIAVVLREETVAYRCVLLCRNNQTHVSDGDLQIHNDHFGFRYGTADILCVIPSSCDTPSHVAVASAAFKEEYRHEFLEVKNENKKTESFNHTFTVCLSTMFDFNNVLQFVQSLEMFRLLGVSKVFVYKTSCSSKTQSVLNYYTRKGIIEVIPWSMSGFLNVSRGWLPSHGPGDLHYFGQIAALNDCLYRNMYRSKYVALHDVDELILPQTVKTWTELLPLLESKYNRNKCYMFENNVFPNNMTLPRSGTDPARWRGVPGVDVLAHLHQEPVTKEHVYEKFKIIVNPRLVIAVSVHGVLKSHSLNGCVWVDRNIARMYHTRAQMQVSLTSEQLVYDGRLLNYSETLIKAVNVTLSESGIL; from the exons ATGGGTTTCCACCAACCTTGCCTGCGGAAGCGAAACCAGCTGGTGTACTTCATCCTCCTGTGTGTTGCCGCGTTCATAATGTTCAAGATGGCGGAAAG ATATTTAAAGGAGGCGAACCAGAACCTCAACCCAACTGGAAAACTGGGCAGCACAGTAACACAACTCCGGCGCTGGATACAGAGTATTACACATAAAG TCAAGACGACAAAGACGCTGCTGGTATCAGCTTATCTAGAACACCGCACAAACCCACGGCAG GTTCGGGTTATCGCAGTGGTGCTGCGTGAAGAGACGGTCGCCTACCGCTGCGTCTTGCTCTGCCGCAACAACCAGACCCACGTCTCAGACGGCGACCTGCAGATCCACAACGACCACTTCGGCTTCCGCTACGGCACCGCCGACATCCTGTGTGTCATACCGTCATCATGCGACACGCCGTCGCACGTCGCCGTGGCCTCCGCGGCATTTAAAG AGGAATATCGGCATGAATTTTTGGAGGTGAAGAACGAAAACAAAAAGACGGAATCCTTTAATCACACCTTCACCGTCTGTCTGTCTACCATGTTCGATTTCAACAATGTGCTGCAG tttgtgcAGAGTTTAGAAATGTTTCGGCTTCTGGGAGTGAGCAAAGTGTTTGTCTACAAAACCAGCTGCAGCTCTAAAACCCAAAGCGTCCTGAACTACTACACCAGAAAAG GTATCATAGAGGTGATTCCTTGGTCCATGTCCGGCTTCCTGAATGTCTCTCGCGGATGGCTGCCCTCACACGGCCCCGGTGACCTCCACTACTTTGGGCAGATCGCCGCGCTCAACGACTGCCTCTACCGGAACATGTACCGGTCCAAATACGTGGCTCTGCACGACGTGGACGAACTCATCCTGCCCCAGACGGTCAAAAC CTGGAcggagctgctgcctctgctgGAAAGTAAGTACAATCGAAACAAATGCTACATGTTTGAAAACAACGTGTTCCCCAACAACATGACGCTGCCACGGAGCGGGACCGACCCGGCCCGTTGGCGGGGCGTCCCGGGCGTGGACGTCCTGGCCCACCTCCACCAGGAGCCCGTCACCAAAGAACACGTTTACGAAAAGTTCAAGATCATCGTCAACCCTCGACTCGTCATCGCCGTCTCTGTTCACGGCGTGCTCAAGTCCCACAGCCTGAACGGCTGCGTCTGGGTGGACCGGAACATCGCGCGGATGTACCACACCAG aGCTCAGATGCAGGTCAGTCTGACTTCAGAGCAGCTGGTTTATGACGGCAGACTGCTGAACTACAGCGAAACGCTCATCAAGGCCGTTAACGTGACGCTCAGCGAGAGCGGGATTCTCTGA